The window GACGCCGCCGCGGCGACGTCCTGCGTCGTTGTCCGCAGGTTTGTGCGGCACTGGTACGCGTTGCCCCGGGGCCGCGTACTCTGTCCCCCACCCATCCGACACCGCACGAAGAGAGCCCCCGGCCATGCCCCCTCAGGACATGACGACAGCTGCGTCTCCTTCCGGGGGCGCCACCCCCGATTTCCCGGGTCCCGACCCCCTCCTCGATGCTCTGCAGCACCAGGTGGCCGTGTTCGCCCGCCGTGCCGAGCAGACCCGCCTCGGCGGTGTCGGCCAGGTCCGCAATTCCATGGACCGGGCCGCTTATCTGCTGCTCAACCGGTTGGACCGGGAAGGCCCGATGGGCGTCAAGGCGCTGGCCGCGGGGATGGGGATCGACTCCTCGACCGTGACCCGCCAGGTCGCGCCGCTCGTCGACACCGGTCTGGTCAAGCGCACGTCGCACCCGGAGGACGGCCGCGCGGTCGTGCTCCAGCTGTCGCCGCGCGGGCAGGCCCGGCTCGACGAGGTGCGGGCATCGCGGCGGGAGCTGATGTCGCAGGTGACGCAGGACTGGACGGCGGAGGAGCGGGACATGTTCTGCACTCTGCTGACGCGATTCAACGCGTCGCTGGCCGCACGGCAGACGCATCAGCCGACGACCAGCTGACCCGGGCGGAGCGCCGGGCGGCGCCTCGGGGGTGGCATTCGCTCGGTCCGACCTCTTGACCAGGGGTGGTCGGCGGCGCTGCCATGTGGGGATGCGAGAGCGGCAGGCGGGTCCTCAGCGGCGCCGCGCCCAGGAGTTCGAGGCCTTTGTGGCGGGCGCGGGCGGCCGCCTGCTGCACACTGCCACGCTGCTCACCGCCGAACCCTCACAGCCGCCCGGGAGCAACGAACGGGCGCTGCGCCTGCTGACCGACGCGCTGGCGCGTACATACGCGGACTGGGACCGGCTGCAC is drawn from Streptomyces sp. NBC_01717 and contains these coding sequences:
- a CDS encoding MarR family winged helix-turn-helix transcriptional regulator, which encodes MPPQDMTTAASPSGGATPDFPGPDPLLDALQHQVAVFARRAEQTRLGGVGQVRNSMDRAAYLLLNRLDREGPMGVKALAAGMGIDSSTVTRQVAPLVDTGLVKRTSHPEDGRAVVLQLSPRGQARLDEVRASRRELMSQVTQDWTAEERDMFCTLLTRFNASLAARQTHQPTTS